A region from the Benincasa hispida cultivar B227 chromosome 10, ASM972705v1, whole genome shotgun sequence genome encodes:
- the LOC120087864 gene encoding formin-like protein 3, with translation MVIQREMELRRAGYVVVFVTILCALAIASSEGRRKTVEMVLANPPNCHFTSSDMGKKACMKELAEKEYEAEEFVHCIKKKNMGKESIRIPPPDMKQDLFDCLRKKTMLSRGSEPSSGVFDRFSKPIELFFGGESNIHMRHLIRVSQDSSEPDPDEAPSPSPSPSPSPEAESLANSPSPSPSHAPMPSPSHAPTKSPSRKRRPPVEAPEPSAEPPPDDTDVSDLPKPSVVRSPPPPRASPKSRPPKKRGDEDDNQTIIIAGIIAAGVGVVLVVALLVFCRGRGEKSKVDPKDGQKDERPLLNISLSELSAGSSQKSYSLGNSATKEVNADSGTKPPPLVGNLSTNPENATSIAEAPTSDGKSSAMPPLKPPPGRLDSQPPPPPPPAPAPATAPAAAPPPPPPPAPRAPPPPPLKVGRPPPAPPTAIPGKSQAAAVGPHRRGPSGSSMDADSGGQKTKLKPFFWDKVLANPGQSMVWHEISAGSFQFNEEMMESLFGYTAAEANKGDRKKDTISDPSVQYIQIIDAKKAQNLSILLRALNVTTAEVLDALEEGNPDLPAELLQTLLKMAPTTEEELKLRLFSGDLSQLGPAERFLKVLVDVPFAFKRLECLLFMLSMSEDVNNIKESFATLEVACNNLKNSRLFLKLLEAVLKTGNRMNDGTYRGGAQAFKLDTLLKLADVKGTDGKTTLLHFVVQEIIRSEGIRAARSDRHSRSSSSIISSDTIFEDFTDDSTEHYRQLGLQVVSGLSTELQDVKKAAAIDADGLTTTISKLGQSLLKTKTFINAEMTNLDEESKFHKSLSKFLEGAEADISWIAVEEKKIMALVKSTVDYFHGNSGKEEGLRLFTIVRDFLIVLDKTCKQVKEAAEAAAKQAKNSKKETATPSANCQQNSDLRQRLFPAIAERRIDDDSSSSDEDDGESSSSSSS, from the exons ATGGTGATTCAGAGAGAAATGGAATTGAGAAGAGCTGGTTATGTGGTTGTTTTTGTAACTATCCTTTGTGCATTGGCAATTGCGAGTTCAGAAGGCAGAAGGAAGACAGTCGAAATGGTTCTTGCCAATCCCCCCAATTGCCATTTCACATCCTCAGATATG GGCAAGAAGGCATGCATGAAAGAATTAGCAGAGAAGGAATACGAAGCTGAAGAATTTGTTcattgcattaaaaaaaaaaacatgggtAAAGAATCTATAAGAATTCCACCACCTGACATGAAACAAGATTTGTTCGATtgtttaagaaagaaaactatgcTTTCTCGTGGTTCTGAACCAAGTTCTGGCGTATTTGATCGATTTAGCAAACCAATTGAGTTGTTCTTCGGTGGAGAGTCCAATATTCATATGAGACATCTAATTAGAGTATCGCAAGATTCATCAGAACCAGACCCTGATGAAGctccatctccatctccatctccatctccatctcctGAAGCAGAATCACTAGCAAATTCTCCATCACCGTCTCCCAGTCATGCTCCAATGCCATCACCAAGTCATGCCCCAACCAAGTCTCCATCACGAAAGCGCCGTCCACCTGTTGAGGCTCCAGAGCCGTCTGCGGAACCGCCACCGGACGACACCGATGTTTCGGATTTGCCTAAACCTTCTGTAGTTCGCTCACCACCTCCCCCACGTGCTTCTCCCAAGTCTCGCCCTCCAAAGAAGCGTGGAGATGAAGATGATAACCAGACAATCATAATTGCCGGTATTATAGCAGCTGGTGTGGGAGTTGTTCTTGTGGTTGCTTTGCTTGTGTTCTGCCGTGGTAGAGGTGAAAAAAGTAAGGTTGATCCGAAGGATGGGCAAAAGGATGAGAGACCTCTCTTAAACATATCTTTGAGCGAATTATCAGCAG GTTCTTCACAGAAGTCATACAGCCTTGGAAATTCAGCTACCAAAGAGGTAAATGCTGATAGTGGAACTAAACCACCCCCATTGGTTGGCAACTTATCAACGAATCCTGAAAATGCTACCTCTATAGCTGAGGCTCCGACATCTGATGGCAAATCATCAGCAATGCCGCCTCTAAAACCCCCTCCTGGAAGATTAGATTCTCAGCCTCCTCCTCCACCTCCACCAGCACCAGCACCGGCAACGGCACCAGCGGCAGCACCTCCACCACCTCCACCACCTGCTCCTAGAGCCCCACCACCACCACCCCTGAAAGTTGGCCGACCCCCACCTGCACCACCGACGGCAATCCCTGGTAAATCTCAAGCAGCGGCTGTGGGGCCACATCGGCGTGGACCTAGTGGCTCAAGTATGGATGCGGATTCAGGAGGCCAAAAGACCAAGTTAAAGCCCTTTTTTTGGGATAAGGTTCTTGCTAACCCTGGGCAATCCATGGTCTGGCACGAGATTAGTGCTGGCTCATTCCA ATTCAATGAGGAGATGATGGAGTCCTTGTTTGGATATACAGCAGCAGAAGCTAACAAAGGTGACCGCAAGAAAGATACAATTTCAGACCCTTCAGTACAGTACATTCAAATCATCGACGCTAAGAAAGCTCAAAACCTTTCAATTCTCCTACGAGCACTGAATGTGACAACAGCAGAAGTTTTGGATGCCCTTGAAGAAG GAAATCCTGATCTTCCAGCAGAGCTTCTACAAACCTTGTTGAAGATGGCACCAACAACAGAAGAGGAACTGAAACTGAGATTATTTTCAGGGGATCTTTCTCAGCTAGGTCCAGCAGAACGATTCCTCAAAGTGTTGGTGGATGTTCCTTTTGCTTTTAAACGATTAGAGTGTCTTCTCTTCATGCTATCAATGTCTGAAGATGTCAATAACATTAAGGAGTCATTCGCTACTCTAGAG GTCGCCTGCAACAATCTTAAAAACAGCAGGTTGTTTCTCAAGCTATTAGAAGCAGTTCTCAAAACTGGCAATCGAATGAACGACGGGACGTACCGTGGCGGTGCTCAGGCGTTCAAGCTCGATACGCTCCTGAAACTGGCGGATGTAAAAGGAACCGACGGCAAGACCACACTCTTACACTTCGTCGTACAGGAGATTATTCGTTCGGAGGGCATACGAGCAGCCCGCTCTGACAGACACAGCCGGAGTTCATCCAGCATAATATCCAGCGATACAATTTTCGAGGACTTCACCGACGATTCGACAGAACATTATCGACAATTAGGGCTTCAGGTGGTTTCTGGTTTGAGCACGGAACTCCAAGACGTTAAAAAAGCGGCTGCCATAGATGCGGATGGGCTAACGACGACGATATCGAAACTTGGCCAGTCTCTGTTAAAAACCAAAACATTTATAAACGCCGAGATGACGAATTTAGACGAAGAAAGCAAATTCCACAAATCGTTGTCGAAATTTTTGGAAGGAGCCGAAGCGGACATTTCATGGATTGCAgtagaagaaaagaagataatGGCATTGGTGAAGAGCACAGTGGATTACTTCCATGGAAATTCTGGAAAGGAAGAAGGATTGAGATTGTTTACGATTGTACGCGATTTCTTGATTGTGTTGGACAAGACCTGTAAACAAGTGAAAGAAGCAGCTGAGGCTGCGGCGAAGCAAGcgaaaaattccaagaaagaaaCTGCGACACCGTCGGCTAATTGTCAGCAGAATTCAGATCTGCGGCAGCGGCTATTCCCGGCGATTGCAGAACGACGGATAGATGATGATTCAAGTTCTTCAGACGAAGACGATGGCGAGagttcatcatcttcatcatcctag